From Theileria annulata chromosome 1, complete sequence, *** SEQUENCING IN PROGRESS ***, one genomic window encodes:
- a CDS encoding uncharacterized protein (Contains 1 putative transmembrane domain;~1 probable transmembrane helix predicted for TA19410 by TMHMM2.0 at aa 143-165), protein MDTAQNEPLLNKDKKGHHTGGLSEEEILECSEKLSGLNHESKSMLFLLCLSTFNDLQNRFLEKYKGMLDSKKIKGTEPTPEELMLYKKLLKSQDTFLNTPLEEDAEPSQSSSQPPTESTTQETSLLRTLWRRYRIEFYIKAMLIIFLLKLPYFCYIFTTVVYIMYCFGFFDLVARLSQHLRNNQNAQTVVRYFLRFMDNIEPVLLIQLNQDMTQQQRVQQQHRTQQQTQTQTQTQTLRQQTQQETQEIQPETVTNISTPDTSEQSQVVPPRSSTAPIISEQEVSPPTVRQRPATARVEGTISQNGLLRVTFSSSNSEQSSTRSRSRSFRERIELLRRSHRPSQRNDSVPQPGQCENVREKPTYFEKFVYQVFFSFILSLLPWWEPNPIYLEE, encoded by the exons atGGATACTGCCCAGAATGAACCGCTTttaaataaagataaaaaagGCCACCATACTGGTGGTCTCAGTGAAGAGGAAATTTTGGAATGTTCAGAAAAACTTTCCGGCCTGAATCACGAGAGCAAATCCATGCTATTTCTGCTGTGTTTGTCTACGTTCAATGATCTGCAAAACAGATTCcttgaaaaatataaggGGATGTTAGATTCCAAAAAGATTAAAGGGACTGAACCTACACCTGAAGAGCTCATGctatataaaaaattactgAAATCACAGGACACTTTTTTAAATACACCTCTTGAGGAAGATGCAGAACCAAGCCAATCGTCCTCACAACCTCCAACAGAATCAACAACTCAAGAAACTTCG CTGTTGAGGACCTTGTGGAGAAGATATCGCATAGAATTTTACATCAAGGCAATGCTCATAATATTCCTGCTAAAACTGCCATACTTCTGCTACATATTCACTACTGTGGTCTACATCATGTACTGTTTCGGGTTCTTCGATTTGGTGGCACGACTGTCTCAGCACTTGAGGAACAACCAGAACGCCCAGACGGTTGTTCGATACTTTTTGCGGTTTATGGACAACATTGAGCCTGTTCTCTTAATTCAACTAAATCAGG ACATGACACAACAACAACGAGTTCAACAGCAACATCGCACTCAGCAACAAACTCAAACTCAAACTCAAACACAAACTTTAAGACAACAAACACAACAAGAAACACAGGAAATACAACCAGAGACAGTTACGAATATTTCAACTCCTGATACTTCTGAGCAAAGTCAAGTTGTTCCACCAAGAAGCAGCACCGCACCAATCATTTCA GAACAAGAGGTGAGCCCACCGACAGTTCGCCAGAGACCAGCAACCGCAAGAGTTGAAGGTACTATCTCTCAAAATGGGTTGTTACGAG TAACATTTTCAAGCTCAAACTCTGAGCAGTCGTCAACAAGAAGTAGGAGCAGATCTTTTAGGGAAAGGATTGAGTTGCTCCGCCGTAGCCATAGACCGTCGCAAAGAAATGACTCAGTACCACAACCAGGCCAGTGCGAAAACGTTAGAGAGAAACCAACTTACTTTGAAAAGTTTGTGTACCAGGTCTTTTTCTCCTTCATACTAAGCCTCCTGCCTTGGTGGGAACCAAACCCAATATACCTAGAGGAGTAA
- a CDS encoding bromodomain-containing protein, putative (Contains Bromodomain (Pfam & SMART hits)) translates to MSTESLVPTSLHRGEVLLTPEDAMKLNQDLEKSNYRFEVIIEVYNPPKLAPKKSKSVELHLRSKSQSLGDEYTPSRSTKKRFITKQESSLRLDSFGNSSSEYFEKRSSRPRKQTFSFTDDLFDDPSNFAYSEPYKPEKTKPAKPSSQKSSQKDNKPVKILYRTVPISTKHLPKLPKNTWEYSCYRILQMIKYMDTDKWFWYPVDPVVDGVPDYLTVIKRPMDFHTITERLHTKHYSSPYGWQTDMRQIFYNAFLFYPTDNIICQAARTLSLALENKLKSSRYINPDEFYLTLSMDPAKLREEIENLYAPRSRKAYDAWVAPVQTLEDRRSKKKFGRLGRLDEDNYTDLDSMDTSGDFTDDDEYVNLNSKYSKKKTVRPDRGLRQDRSRTESGMRRRKPVKFGGTMFGAEEIPHYGLVPQPPTIQKMLNDKPLTLSQQKTLQANMFRLAPNQRKAALELVQDELGILADNHKDDPQFFFDTDLLSIERQKQFFTYVNQMAKTNMEHMIKSDKAKVAKQATDVRIMSRPEKFRTPSGMFSDSSSTSSISDVASNLLSSDDFFSSSDSENDIVPEKPVRTDNQKDTGLPEYLPVDEFEGDKQHLSEGIMGNHADFLGKIETPSESDNMSTSGKKTAWMDWKGQAIHHRDVAQQTGVPPRNEDEQIAESFDARI, encoded by the exons ATGTCAACAGAATCTTTGGTACCAACTTCCCTCCATAGAGGAGAAGTTCTACTTACACCAGAAGACGCAATGAAACTAAACCAAGATTTGGAAAAGTCAAATTATAGGTTCGAGGTCATAATTGAAGTCTACAACCCTCCAAAATTGGCTCCAAAGAAGTCAAAATCAGTAGAACTACACCTCCGCTCTAAATCCCAATCACTTGGAGACGAATACACACCCTCCAGATCAACAAAAAAACGTTTTATCACAAAACAGGAATCCTCATTAAGATTGGATTCGTTTGGAAATAGCTCAAGCGAGTATTTTGAAAAGAGATCCTCAAGACCACGAAAACAGACGTTTAGCTTCACAGACGATTTATTCGACGATCCCTCTAATTTTGCATATTCAGAGCCCTACAAACCTGAAAAAACTAAACCAGCAAAACCCTCTTCACAAAAATCATCACAAAAAGATAATAAACCAGTGAAAATCCTCTACAGAACGGTACCAATCTCTACAAAGCATCTTCCGAAGCTGCCGAAAAACACATGGGAATATTCCTGTTATCGCATCCTCCAAATGATCAAGTACATGGATACAGATAAGTGGTTTTGGTACCCAGTGGACCCAGTTGTGGACGGAGTACCAGACTACTTGACAGTGATTAAACGTCCAATGGATTTCCATACAATTACCGAGAGACTACACACAAAGCACTACTCAAGCCCATATGGCTGGCAAACAGATATGCgtcaaatattttacaacgCATTTCTTTTCTATCCGACAGATAATATCATTTGTCAAGCAGCGAGGACACTATCGTTGGCGCTGGAAAACAAACTGAAGTCTTCGAGGTACATTAACCCTGACGAGTTTTATCTGACTTTGTCAATGGACCCAGCAAAGCTGAGGGAGgaaatagaaaatttgTATGCACCAAGAAGTAGAAAAGCATATGATGCATGGGTTGCACCAGTCCAAACACTGGAAGATAGAAGATCTAAAAAGAAATTTGGACGCCTTGGAAGACTGGATGAAGATAATTACACAGACCTGGACTCCATGGATACATCAGGTGATTTTACTGACGACGACGAGTACGTGAACTTAAATTCaaaatattctaaaaaGAAGACCGTGAGACCCGATAGAGGACTGAGACAAGATAGATCAAGAACTGAGTCAGGAATGAGAAGAAGGAAGCCAGTCAAATTTGGAGGAACAATGTTTGGTGCTGAAGAGATTCCACACTATGGGTTAGTTCCCCAACCTCCAACAATACAGAAAATGCTAAATGACAAACCATTGACACTTTCACAACAGAAGACACTACAGGCTAATATGTTCAGACTTGCACCAAACCAACGTAAAGCAGCCTTAGAACTAGTTCAAGATGAACTTGGAATCCTGGCTGACAACCATAAAGACGATCCACAATTCTTTTTCGATACAGACCTACTATCAATTGAAAGACAGAAACAGTTCTTTACATATGTAAACCAAATGGCCAAGACTAATATGGAACACATGATCAAGAGCGATAAGGCAAAGGTTGCAAAGCAAGCCACAGATGTTAGAATCATGAGTCGGCCTGAAAAGTTCAGAACTCCATCAGGAATGTTCAGTGACTCTTCTAGTACATCTTCCATTTCTGACGTCGCCTCCAACTTGTTGAGCTCAGATGACTTCTTTAGCTCCTCAGATTCAGAAAATGACATCGTCCCCGAAAAACCTGTCAGAACAGACAATCAAAAGG ATACTGGTTTGCCTGAATATCTCCCAGTGGATGAGTTTGAAGGTGACAAGCAACACCTGAGCGAAGGCATTATGGGAAACCACGCGGACTTCCTAGGGAAAATAGAAACGCCCAGTGAGAGTGAC AACATGTCAACCAGCGGCAAAAAAACCGCATGGATGGACTGGAAGGGTCAAGCAATTCACCACCGAGACGTGGCTCAGCAGACTGGAGTTCCTCCGAGAAACGAGGATGAGCAAATCGCAGAAAGTTTTGATGCAAGAATCTAG